The following proteins come from a genomic window of Nicotiana tomentosiformis chromosome 12, ASM39032v3, whole genome shotgun sequence:
- the LOC104121211 gene encoding uncharacterized protein produces MDSSPQSVDTLASATTITNAPAPAVTNASGVIDFTHPYYFHPSDYPGMNLVSSAFDGNRYRDWRRAVIIALSAKNKLEFIDGTMVVPKADSGIQQAWARCNDMVLSWLLNSLSKEIAESVLYSQSANDLWSDLKDRFGQCECGAKVKSLKAHQDERLLQFLMGLNGIFIGVRSNILLSLPLPSIGHAYSPVIQDEKQREIHATSAYSGESASFITANQP; encoded by the exons ATGGATTCTTCACCACAGTCGGTTGATACTCTAGCTTCTGCTACTACCATCACCAATGCTCCTGCACCTGCAGTTACCAATGCTTCAGGAGTGATTGACTTTACTCACCCTTATTACTTTCATCCTTCTGACTATCCAGGGATGAACCTTGTGTCCTCAGCTTTTGATGGAAACAGATATAGAGATTGGAGAAGGGCAGTCATTATTGCCTTGTCTGCAAAGAACAAGCTGGAATTTATCGATGGTACCATGGTTGTCCCTAAGGCTGATTCTGGAATCCAGCAAGCTTGGGCTAGATGCAATGACATGGTACTTTCATGGCTGCTTAACTCCCTGTCCAAAGAGATAGCTGAAAGTGTTCTTTATTCACAGAGTGCAAATGATTTATGGAGTGACTTGAAAGACAGATTTGGTCAA TGTGAGTGTGGAGCAAAAGTCAAAAGCTTGAAAGCACACCAAGACGAGAGATTATTGCAGTTCCTAATGGGACTGAATGGCATATTTATTGGGGTAAGGAGTAACATTTTGTTGTCATTACCTTTACCTTCCATTGGACATGCATATTCTCCTGTGATTCAAGATGAGAAACAAAGGGAGATACATGCTACTTCTGCATACTCAGGGGAATCTGCCTCATTCATTACTGCAAACCAACCATGA
- the LOC138902455 gene encoding protein MTL1-like translates to MPPVLSKLDHNLYKLILPLVASATASSCTSISPSNLHYVYLFFTLSVSFLLEYMKMDVIFHEYIFSFVKGSIGSYVMSNFLFSVYFDRPLKHSSTDTPYHSSPLPPTSSSSSSSSSSSSSSSSSSIQSPALLSPNISSSFIPTSSSTQSPILVSSDLCSNTPFVPVSSSFVLRRPSRTHNPCAYLQNYVCNLHQASSRSTNSASITTSSQHPVIEPHTYL, encoded by the exons ATGCCGCCAGTTCTTAGTAAATTGGATCACAATCTCTATAAGCTTATTCTGCCTCTTGTTGCTTCTGCTACTGCATCATCTTGTACTTCTATTTCACCTTCTAATTTACATTATGTTTACCTCTTTTTTACATTGTCTGTGAGTTTCCTCCTAGAATATATGAAAAT GGATGTCATATTTCACGAATACATATTTTCTTTTGTCAAGGGTTCTATTGGTTCTTATGTCATGTCCAACTTTCTATTCTCTGTCTATTTTGATCGTCCTCTTAAGCACAGCTCAACAGATACACCTTATCATTCTTCACCCCTACCCCCAAcaagttcttcttcttcttcttcttcttcttcttcttcttcttcttcttcttcttctattcaGTCTCCAGCTCTTCTTTCTCCAAACATAAGTTCTAGTTTTATTCCTACTTCATCTTCCACTCAGTCACCTATTCTTGTTTCTTCAGATTTATGTTCCAATACACCTTTTGTTCCCGTGTCTTCTTCCTTTGTTCTAAGAAGACCTTCCAGGACTCATAATCCTTGTGCATACCTTCAAAATTATGTTTGCAACCTTCATCAAGCTAGCTCCAGATCTACTAACTCCGCTTCTATCACTACATCTAGTCAGCATCCTGTCATTGAGCCTCACACTTACTTGTAG